In Aspergillus luchuensis IFO 4308 DNA, chromosome 1, nearly complete sequence, the following are encoded in one genomic region:
- a CDS encoding uncharacterized protein (COG:S;~EggNog:ENOG410PPJP;~TransMembrane:1 (o340-364i)): MYSLRYYIDSWIEVSSQPSSSSLSSAGTNDDIITTGLRVQQDEAGAYHRSRRRRLQRLAAVTTAQVDYSSREQSSSQDEYEESESESDRVLSSSNEDMVRQALPTPFVPGPGPSSTASDDASDEDDDDDNSTALGMRMGSAPFVPQPNVFSHPPASQNTSWRPTGGHRSQPSEVSNSSRRTAIRRNSQASIRSARRSSQQHSPFNMISPSHHADHDAALRASLSTLLSCAAAARGLPKSDPPPSQASPSRGHPSSFRLVPESVAMGGEVSEEAVGAEATVPTRTPRQGPTPQPAAYSPRDVQSAPRAKRRSSPSKERSHSSAKKGRRASIADASTASPTVMTWVISAGVVVLFSAISFSAGYVLGREVGRLEASTGMTVAGDAGVPGRAAAGCGQEAVRGGLKRIRWGSGTSGSGIIA, from the coding sequence atgtaCTCACTAcgttattatatagattccTGGATCGAGGTCTCctcccagccctcctcctcttccctctcctccgccggcaCCAACGACGATATCATCACTACCGGTCTGCGCGTCCAGCAGGATGAAGCTGGTGCATACCATCGCAGCCGACGGCGCCGTCTGCAGCGGCTGGCTGccgtcaccaccgcccaAGTCGACTACTCGTCCCGCGAACAAAGCAGTAGCCAAGACGAATACGAGGAGAGTGAGAGCGAGTCGGACCGCGTCCTCAGCAGTTCGAACGAGGACATGGTCCGTCAAGCTTTACCTACCCCGTTCGTCCCGGGACCAggtccctcttccaccgctTCCGATGATGCCagcgatgaggatgatgatgacgacaacTCAACGGCGTTGGGTATGCGTATGGGTTCAGCCCCCTTTGTTCCTCAGCCCAACGTCTTCTCGCACCCACCTGCATCTCAGAACACCTCTTGGAGGCCTACCGGAGGACACCGCTCACAGCCCAGTGAGGTGTCCAACTCCAGCCGTCGCACAGCGATTCGCAGAAACTCTCAAGCAAGTATACGCTCCGCACGGAGATCCTCCCAGCAACATAGTCCATTCAATATGATCTCACCGTCCCACCACGCGGATCACGACGCCGCTCTGCGTGCCAGTCTATCCACTTTGCTCTCCTGTGCCGCTGCGGCCCGCGGTCTGCCCAAATCCgaccctcccccctcacagGCCAGTCCTTCTCGAGGCCACCCATCTTCCTTCCGCTTAGTACCGGAGTCAGTAGCGATGGGAGGAGAAGTTAGCGAGGAAGCCGTAGGGGCGGAAGCGACTGTCCCCACTCGGACCCCGCGGCAGGGACCCACTCCGCAGCCGGCCGCATACTCACCCCGCGATGTCCAGTCGGCCCCTCGAGCAAAGCGGCGGTCCAGCCCATCCAAAGAACGTAGCCACTCCTCTGCAAAGAAGGGCCGTCGAGCCAGCATAGCAGATGCTTCGACTGCCAGTCCCACCGTCATGACCTGGGTGATCAGCGCGGGTGTTGTCGTCTTGTTTTCAGCCATCAGCTTCTCCGCCGGCTACGTGCTGGGCCGCGAAGTCGGGCGCTTGGAGGCCAGCACGGGAATGACCGTGGCTGGCGATGCTGGCGTGCCCGGCCGAGCAGCGGCAGGCTGTGGCCAAGAAGCCGTCCGAGGTGGTCTCAAACGCATCCGCTGGGGATCAGGAACCTCTGGGTCAGGCATCATTGCGTGA
- the COX17 gene encoding copper metallochaperone COX17 (COG:O;~EggNog:ENOG410PSUK;~InterPro:IPR009069,IPR007745;~PFAM:PF05051;~go_component: GO:0005758 - mitochondrial intermembrane space [Evidence IEA];~go_function: GO:0005507 - copper ion binding [Evidence IEA];~go_function: GO:0016531 - copper chaperone activity [Evidence IEA]) — MSLLFGSSNTEKAAAPAPAESAPAEKPKPCCVCKTEKTARDDCMLFSKTDDPTQECKPLIEQYKACMAGYGFKV, encoded by the exons ATGTCGTTGTTGTTCGGTTCCTCCAACA CTGAGAAGGCTGCTGCCCCTGCTCCTGCCGAGTCGGCTCCCGCGGAAAAGCCCAAG CCATGCTGCGTTTGCAAGACCGAAAAGACCGCCCGCGATGACTGCATGCTCTTCTCCAAGACCGACGACCCCACACAGGAGTGCAAGCCCTTGATCGAGCAGTACAAGGCCTGCATGGCTGGCTACGGCTTCAAGGTCTAA
- a CDS encoding putative nucleolin protein Nsr1 (COG:K;~EggNog:ENOG410QDZZ;~InterPro:IPR000504,IPR035979,IPR012677,IPR034276, IPR034272;~PFAM:PF00076;~go_function: GO:0003676 - nucleic acid binding [Evidence IEA]), whose translation MSKTKSVTKKGSEKPVDKTLSKVKSAGVTKSSQSPKAKSKQIAREVASKEKKDKKKKKEPTPSESSESESDSDEEMASDSSSSSESEDEKPAKKTEKKGKKVESESESSESESSESESESSDSDSDEEMNDASSSESEEEKPAKKTKEEPKKAAKKAESSDSESESSDSDSESEDEKPAKKETKKAESESKSSDSDSDSESEEEAPKKAAKKESSESDSDSDSDSDSESEEETKEKKAEKESSDSSDSDSDSSDSDSDSESEESEKPSKKRKAEEETSATPKKSKTEDPAPGASANLFVGNLSWNVDEAWLQSEFESFGELSGVRIMTERDTGRSRGFGYVEYTNAVDAAKAFEAKKGAEIDGRVINLDYATGRPANKDQQGGFKDRANARARSFGDQASPESDTLFVGNLPFDANEDSVGELFGEKGSILGIRLPTDPDSGRPKGFGYVQYSSVDEARAAFNELQGADLLGRPVRLDFSTPRANNGGGGGGRGGGRGGFGGRGGGRGGFGDRGGRGRGGFGGRGGGAPNKARGGIPEYKGTKVTF comes from the exons ATGTCCAAGACCAAGTCCGTTACCAAGAAGGGCTCTGAGAAGCCGGTTGACAAGACCCTTAGCAAGGTCAAGTCTGCTGGTGTGACCAAGTCCTCCCAGTCCCCCAAGGCCAAGAGCAAGCAGATTGCTCGTGAGGTTGCctccaaggagaagaaggacaagaagaagaagaaggagcctACTCCCAGCGAGTCTTCCGAGTCCGAGTCcgacagcgacgaggagatgGCCTCcgactccagctccagcagcgaGAGTGAGGACGAGAAGCCCgccaagaagaccgagaagaagggcaagaaggttGAGTCCGAGTCCGAGTCTTCCGAGTCCGAGTCTTCCGAGTCCGAGTCTGAGTCTTCCGACTCGGACAGCGATGAGGAGATGAACGACGCCTCTAGcagcgagagcgaggaggagaagcctgccaagaagaccaaggaggaGCCCAAGAAGGCTGCTAAGAAGGCTGAGTCCAGCGACTCTGAGTCTGAGTCTTCCGACTCTGACTCCGAGTCCGAGGATGAGAAGCCTGCTAAGAAGGAGACCAAGAAGGCCGAGTCCGAGTCCAAGTCTTCTGACTCTGACTCCGACTCTGAGTCTGAGGAGGAGGCCCCCAAGAAGGCCGCCAAGAAGGAGTCCAGCGAGAGCGACTCTGACTCCgactctgactctgactctgagagcgaggaggagaccaaggagaagaaggccgagaag GAGTCTTCTGACTCTTCTGACTCTGACTCCGACTCttccgactccgactctgACTCCGAGTCTGAGGAGAGCGAGAAGCCCTCCAAGAAGCGtaaggctgaggaggagaccTCCGCTACCCCCAAGAAGTCCAAGACTGAGGACCCTGCTCCTGGTGCTTCCGCCAACCTGTTCGTCGGCAACCTGTCCTGGAACGTCGATGAGGCCTGGCTCCAGTCCGAGTTCGAGAGCTTCGGTGAGCTCTCCGGTGTTCGTATCATGACTGAGCGTGACACTGGCCGCTCTCGTGG TTTCGGTTACGTTGAGTACACCAACGCCGTTGATGCCGCCAAGGCTttcgaggccaagaagggtgCTGAGATCGACGGACGTGTCATCAACCTGGACTATGCCACTGGCCGTCCCGCCAACAAGGACCAGCAGGGTGGTTTCAAGGACCGCGCCAACGCTCGTGCCCGTTCCTTCGGTGACCAGGCCAGCCCCGAGAGTGACACCCTCTTCGTCGGAAACCTTCCCTTCGACGCCAACGAGGACTCCGTCGGCGAGCTGTTCGGTGAGAAGGGTAGCATCCTCGGTATCCGTCTGCCCACCGACCCCGACTCTGGCCGCCCCAAGGGTTTCGGCTACGTCCAGTACTCCTCCGTCGACGAGGCCCGCGCTGCCTTCAACGAGCTCCAGGGTGCTGACCTGCTCGGACGCCCGGTGCGTCTGGACTTCAGCACTCCCCGTGCCAAcaacggcggcggcggtggtggtcgcggtggtggccgtggcggcTTCGGCGGTCGTGGCGGTGGTCGTGGCGGTTTCGGTGACCGTGGTggccgtggccgtggtggcTTCGGTGgccgcggtggtggtgccccCAACAAGGCTCGCGGTGGTATCCCCGAGTACAAGGGCACCAAGGTCACTTTCTAA
- a CDS encoding GTPase-activating protein RNA1 (BUSCO:EOG09260KNI;~COG:A,T,Y;~EggNog:ENOG410PGV5;~InterPro:IPR001611,IPR032675;~PFAM:PF13516;~go_function: GO:0005515 - protein binding [Evidence IEA]), whose translation MAPPKVFSIEGKGLKLDSAEDIESHIKPLLEATDYTEIRFGGNTLGVPACERLAAVLSTQKSLEVAELADIFTSRLLSEIPDALTFLLNALLEITTLHTVNLSDNAFGANTQKPLVDFLARHTPLRHLILNNNGMGPEAGSNIAKALTELAQRKEEARKEGKEVPLLESIVCGRNRLENGSMAAWARAYEVHAAGMRSVKMTQNGIRQEGISMLLKEGLRHCFALEVLDLQDNTFTIMGSTALAGVVSSWPSLRELGVSDCLLSGRGGVKVAQALAEAKNQKVQTLRLQYNEITAEGVKQFLHATKTALPALRRIELNGNIFNEDDNNVTELREILEARQEEHGQDDDPEDMWGVDELDELEEEESEEEEEEEEEEEEEKAEKLVKDDEAAENEKVSQKKDDDVDKLADVLGKTGL comes from the coding sequence ATGGCCCCTCCAAAGGTCTTCTCTATCGAGGGCAAAGGCCTCAAGCTCGATTCCGCTGAGGATATCGAGTCTCACATCAAGCCTCTTCTCGAAGCTACCGACTACACTGAGATCCGCTTCGGAGGAAACACTCTGGGTGTTCCTGCTTGCGAGCGTCTCGCCGCTGTGCTTTCTACGCAAAAGAGCCTCGAAGTGGCTGAACTTGCCGACATCTTCACCTCTCGTCTGCTGAGCGAGATTCCCGACGCTCTGACCTTCCTCCTTAATGCCCTTCTCGAaatcaccaccctccacacCGTCAACCTCTCCGATAATGCCTTCGGCGCCAACACCCAGAAGCCCCTCGTCGACTTCCTTGCTCGCCACACCCCGCTCCGCCACCTGATCCTTAACAACAACGGCATGGGCCCCGAGGCTGGTTCGAACATCGCGAAGGCGCTTACTGAGCTGGCTCAGCGCAAGGAGGAGGCCCGTaaggagggcaaggaggTGCCTCTTCTCGAGAGCATCGTCTGCGGTCGCAATCGCTTGGAGAACGGCAGTATGGCGGCTTGGGCACGTGCCTACGAGGTACACGCTGCCGGCATGCGCTCCGTCAAGATGACACAGAACGGTATCCGTCAGGAGGGTATCTCGATGCTGCTGAAGGAGGGTCTTCGTCACTGCTTTGCTCTGGAGGTTCTCGACCTACAGGACAACACTTTCACCATCATGGGCTCCACCGCtctggctggtgtggtgTCCAGCTGGCCCTCTCTCCGTGAGCTCGGTGTCAGTGACTGCTTGCTGTCCGGCCGTGGTGGCGTCAAGGTCGCTCAGGCCCTGGCTGAGGCCAAGAACCAGAAGGTCCAGACCCTGCGTCTTCAGTACAATGAGATCACCGCCGAGGGTGTCAAGCAGTTCCTGCACGCCACCAAGACTGCTCTTCCTGCCCTGCGTCGTATTGAGCTGAACGGTAACATCTTCAACGAGGATGACAACAACGTGACGGAACTGCGCGAGATCCTGGAGGCCCGTCAGGAGGAGCACGGCCAGGACGATGACCCGGAGGACATGTGGGGTGTCGACGAGCTGGACGAacttgaggaggaggagagcgaggaagaggaggaggaagaggaggaggaagaggaagagaaggccgagaagcTTGTCAAGGACGACGAGGCGGCCGAGAACGAAAAGGTTTCCCAGAAGAAGgacgatgatgtcgacaagCTTGCCGACGTGTTGGGCAAGACCGGTCTGTAG
- the ALG6 gene encoding dolichyl-P-Glc:Man(9)GlcNAc(2)-PP-dolichol alpha-1,3-glucosyltransferase ALG6 (BUSCO:EOG09260NZ8;~CAZy:GT57;~COG:G;~EggNog:ENOG410PGJR;~InterPro:IPR039488,IPR004856;~TransMembrane:13 (o55-77i157-179o191-209i221-247o253-271i278-303o377-398i405-423o429-446i453-470o476-499i520-542o548-570i);~go_component: GO:0005783 - endoplasmic reticulum [Evidence IEA];~go_function: GO:0016758 - transferase activity, transferring hexosyl groups [Evidence IEA];~go_function: GO:0042281 - dolichyl pyrophosphate Man9GlcNAc2 alpha-1,3-glucosyltransferase activity [Evidence IEA];~go_process: GO:0006488 - dolichol-linked oligosaccharide biosynthetic process [Evidence IEA]), giving the protein MAPPPSSYRPRKKRKLPSSFAGSNNSLIVDAGGKASPAFPLVSFLWSARAGVSQWLVLPLILMAVGLFRWAVSLWGYSGFGVPPMHGDFEAQRHWMEITTHLPMSKWYLYDLQYWGLDYPPLTAYHSWLLGKLGSLFDPAWFALDQSRGIEDPLLKVFMRGTVIASEYLVYIPAVVTFLRRFTRMQSVPVWSASIALTAILLQPATILIDHGHFQYNTVMLGLVVASLDAILAGRMLWACIFFVGALGFKQMALYYAPVMFAFLLGVCIFPKIRFLRLICISLITLVAFAVLLAPMLIGAIGIEAQATLAYAPPPPLLQILPVELDKSSVLYAVIFQLTQIIHRVFPFARGLFEDKVANAWCAIHTFYKLHRFEATLLQRMSLGATLTSIAVPCAIIFRHPRASLLLPALSSVAWGFFLFSFQVHEKSVLLPLLPMTLLLAGDGGLSRETRAWVGWANMLGSWTMYPLLQRDELRIPYFVMTLLWAYLLGLPPTSFGTFRRRASLEDTTPGAELHVLTKLLHACFYLAMIAWHVLEAFVAPPPGKPDLWVVLNALIGAGGFGIAYLWCFWKLIQQCRRIDQKAAEETEKKNQ; this is encoded by the exons ATGGCGCCTCCCCCGTCCTCTTACCGTccgcggaagaagagaaagcttcCCTCGTCTTTCGCCGGCTCTAACAATTCTCTCATTGTTGATGCTGGAGGGAAAGCCTCCCCAGCTTTCCCATTGGTGTCTTTCCTCTGGTCTGCTCGCGCTGGTGTCTCACAATGGCTCGTGCTACCCTTGATATTGATGGCAGTGGGATTGTTTCGCTGGGCTGTCAGTTTGTGGGGATATTCTG GCTTCGGAGTACCCCCTATGCATGGTGACTTTGAAGCACAGAGGCATTGGATGGAAATCACGACTCATCTGCCTATGTCCAAATGGTACCTGTACGATCTGCAATACTGGGGTTTGGACTACCCGCCGTTGACTGCATACCACAGCTGGTTGCTTGGAAAACT TGGCTCTCTCTTTGACCCCGCATGGTTTGCCTTGGACCAGTCTCGTGGCATCGAAGACCCCTTGTTGAAAGTGTTCATGCGTGGAACAGTGATTGCTTCGGAATACCTTGTCTACATCCCGGCCGTCGTTACCTTCCTGCGCCGCTTCACTCGCATGCAGAGCGTTCCGGTTTGGTCTGCTTCAATTGCCCTCACTGCGATCCTCCTACAGCCGGCGACCATCCTCATTGACCACGGACACTTCCAATATAACACGGTGATGCTGGGACTGGTTGTTGCGAGCTTGGATGCCATTCTGGCTGGACGCATGTTGTGGgcctgcatcttcttcgtGGGTGCTCTGGGTTTCAAGCAGATGGCCTTGTACTATGCTCCGGTCATGttcgccttcctccttggtGTCTGCATCTTCCCTAAGATTCGCTTCCTCCGTCTCATCTGCATTTCCCTTATCACCCTTGTCGCATTCGCTGTCCTGCTTGCACCAATGCTCATTGGGGCGATTGGAATCGAGGCGCAAGCAACCCTGGCATATgcccctccgcctcctcttctgcagaTTCTTCCGGTTGAGCTGGACAAGAGTTCCGTGCTTTACGCagtcatcttccagctgacTCAGATTATCCACCGCGTCTTCCCCTTTGCTCGTGGTCTGTTCGAGGACAAGGTTGCTAATGCGTGGTGTGCCATCCATACTTTCTACAAGCTTCACCGCTTCGAGGCCACTCTGCTCCAACGCATGTCCCTTGGAGCGACGCTGACATCCATTGCCGTTCCCTgcgccatcatcttccgtcACCCGCGTGCATCGCTACTTCTCCCAGCCCTGTCAAGTGTAGCctggggcttcttcttgttctcatTCCAGGTGCATGAGAAGAGTGTTCTCCTCCCCTTGCTCCCCATGACTCTTCTCCtggctggagatggcggaCTCAGTAGAGAGACTCGGGCCTGGGTGGGCTGGGCCAACATGCTTGGCTCGTGGACCATGTATCCTCTTCTGCAGCGTGACGAACTTCGGATTCCTTACTTCGTTATGACTTTGCTTTGGGCCTACCTGTTGGGACTCCCTCCAACTTCGTTTGGAACATTCCGCCGCCGTGCCTCTTTGGAAGACACCACCCCGGGCGCCGAGCTTCATGTGCTGACCAAACTTCTGCACGCCTGCTTTTACCTTGCTATGATTGCGTGGCACGTTCTTGAGGCCTTCGTGGCACCCCCTCCTGGCAAGCCGGATCTCTGGGTGGTGCTAAATGCTCTCATCGGTGCTGGAGGATTTGGAATTGCATATCTGTGGTGTTTCTGGAAGCTGATCCAGCAGTGCCGCAGGATCGACCAGAAGGCAGCCGAGGaaacggagaagaagaaccagtGA
- a CDS encoding MBL fold metallo-hydrolase (COG:S;~EggNog:ENOG410PPDZ;~InterPro:IPR041712,IPR001279,IPR036866) codes for MSASSLVALDSLEATILIDNDLDPMSPIPPDTVEVTGLMRTLATSSPHEIHDRGDAHKELQMEDICCSAHGLSILVTATKDNKQHTILFDAGPEGDAWERNVKRLRPDLADVEVVQLSHWHRDHSGGLQRAIEMITDAKKKKTSGNSAVTVVDLHPDRPDYRGMAIGHNIISLQADPTFEELEAAGGTVQKHADAHTVLDDFFFISGEIPRRTGYEHGLKGGMRYDAEEKDWFSDEGIADERFLMCRLKDKGIVMFTACSHAGVVNCAQHAVDSLDGEVPLHAIVGGFHLATSEASQMESTVRDLKRLDPAVILPGHCSGWRAKFAIERSMPGAMVPCSVGMRIKF; via the exons ATGtccgcctcctccctcgtAGCCCTCGACTCCCTGGAagccaccatcctcatcgacaacGACCTGGACCCCATGTCCCCCATCCCGCCAGACACAGTAGAAGTGACCGGTCTAATGCGCACGCTAGCAACATCCTCTCCGCACGAAATCCACGACCGGGGCGATGCGCATAAGGAGCTTCAAATGGAGGATATATGCTGCTCTGCGCATGGGTTGTCGATTCTTGTG ACCGCAACAAAAGACAACAAACAGCACACGATCCTCTTCGACGCCGGACCTGAAGGCGATGCCTGGGAGAGGAATGTCAAGCGGCTACGGCCGGATTTGGCGGATGTGGAGGTCGTGCAATTGTCGCATTGGCATCGCGATCATTCTG GTGGTCTTCAACGAGCCATTGAGATGATTACAGAtgctaagaagaagaaaaccagTGGGAATTCCGCTGTAACGGTAGTTGATCTCCACCCCGATCGACCGGATTACAGAGGCATGGCTATTGGACATAATATCATCTCGCTGCAGGCTGATCCCACCTTCGAGGAGTTAGAAGCTGCCGGAGGCACGGTGCAGAAACATGCAGATGCGCATACCGTTCtcgatgacttcttcttcatctcgggGGAGATTCCTCGACGGACGGGGTATGAGCATGGGTTGAAGGGGGGGATGAGGTATGAtgcggaagagaaggattGGTTCTCGGATGAGGGGATTGCGGATGAGAGGTTTTTGATGTGTAGGCTTAAGG ATAAGGGCATAGTTATGTTCACGGCGTGCAGTCATGCCGGGGTGGTTAATTGCGCACAGCATGCGGTGGATTCGCTAGATGGTGAGGTCCCCCTGCATGCTATTGTTGGGGGATTTCATCTTGCTACTAGTGAGGCGTCGCAGATGGAGAGTACCGTTAGGGATCTGAAGAGGTTGGATCCTGCGGTTATTCTTCCGGGGCATTGCTCGGGGTGGAGGGCTAAGTTTGCGATTGAGAGGAGTATGCCGGGGGCGATGGTGCCTTGTTCggtggggatgaggattAAGTTTTAG